The Naumannella cuiyingiana DNA window CAGCACACCGTCGGCGGCGGGCAGCCCGAGCTCGCCGAGCTGTTCCGCGCGGCCGTCGACGAACTCCACGCCACCTGGCCAGTCCCCGGCCCGGGCGCGGGCGAGCATCCCCGGCGAGGCGTCGACGCCGACGATCCGCGGCGTCAGCCCGCGGGCGATAGCGGCGTCCAGCAGGGCGCGGGTGGACAGTCCGGTGCCGCAGCCGAGGTCGATCAGTGTCGGCTCGGGTTCGTCGATGCCGGCCACGAGCGCATCGGCGGCGAGGCGCAGGTGGTGGCGATAGCCCGGGTTCAACCCGACCATCCGGTCATAGCTGTCGGCCGCGGCGTCGAACCCGGCGGCGACCGCGTGCTTGCCCGGGATCTGCCTGGCGGCGTCCCGGGGCTTGGTTGCTCGGTCTCGGGCCGAACGAGACGGTGGCGCTCTTCGACGCCGTCGCCCGGCTCGACGGACCCGACCAGCGGGCGATCTTCGACGCGGTCGGGCCCCGGCTCGCCGCGGCCCTGGCCGCCGTCGCCGCGCGCCTGCCCTGGCCCGGGCCGGCTGGCCCTGCTCCGCGCCACCGCCCTCGGCCGCTGACCTCGTACCGACTCACCCTCCACCCCCTCCCTCCGAATTGTTTCCGTAGTTATGCCCGCTATCCGCCGCGGTTAGCGGGCATAACTACGGAAACAATTCGGAGGGAGGGGGATGAGCGGAGGGAGGGGATGAGCGAAGGGAGGGGTGGGAGCTGAGGGAGGTCAACGAGGCGCGGGAGGGGTGGCAGGCCAGGGGTCGGCGGCCTCGAGCTGGGCGGCGAGCGCCAGCAGCAACCGATCGGAACCGGCCGGGCCGCCGAGCATCGCGCCGAAGGGCAGCTCCGTGCCGTCGACCTCGGCCCGGTGCACAGGGACGCTGATCGCGGGCCGGCCGACCAGGTTGTAGATCGACGTCCAGGGCGTGTAGGCGGTCTGGGCGGCGAAGTCCGCCGCGGGATCGCGATCATCGCGCAACGATCCGATCATCGCCGGCGGCTGCGCCAGCGTCGGGGTGAGCACGACGTCGAAGCCGGCCCACCGCGCGGCGACGGTACGCTCCAGCCGCTGCGCCGCCGCGATCGCCTCGGCGTACTGCTGCCCGGTCACCGACCGACCCCGCTCGCGCAGCCACCGGGTCAGCGGAACAAGATCATCCTCGCGGCCCTCGGGGACGGGCGCCGACAGCGCGGCCACCGCCCACAGCGCCTCGAACGCCGACCACTCCTGCGGCCCGAACGGCACCGGCGCCTCGGACACCTCGTGCCCGAACTCCCCCAACAACCGGGCGGCCCGCTCCGCGGCCGCCCGCGCCTGCGGGTGCACCGGTGCGTCCGGCACCAGCACCGGCTCGGTCAACAATCCGACCCGCAGGCCGCGGACCCGTTCGGCCAGCGCCACCGAGAAACCGCCCGTCGCGCCCGGGAAATGATCACCCGGCCACGGCCCGGCGACCGCATCCAGCACGGCCGCGGTGTCGGCGACGGTACGCGTCAGGAAGCCCTGCGTCGCCAGCCCCGGCCCGTCGACACCGTGCGGGCCCGGGCTGATCACCCCGCGGCTCGGCTTCAGCCCGACCAGTCCGCAGCACGCGGCGGGAATCCGGATCGACCCGCCGCCGTCGCTGCCGTGCGCGAGCGGCACCACACCGGACGCGACGGCCGCCGCAGCGCCGCCGCTCGATCCGCCGGCAGAGCGACGCCGGTCCCACGGGGTACGCGCCGGTGGCCCGAGGTCGGGCTCGGTGTAGCACGGTAGGCCGAACTCCGGCGTGCTCGTCTTGCCGATCATGATCGTGCCCGCGGCGCGCAGCCGGGTGACGATCCCGTCGTCGATCTCGGCGACATTGCCCGCCCACGCCCGGCTACCGCCCTCGAAGCCGAGCCCGGCGACCCGGGTCAGATCCTTGACCGGGCACGGTACGCCGAGCAGTGGCGCCGGATCGCCGTCGGCCAGCCGGCGCTGCGCCTGGGCCGCCGCCGCCTCGGCGTACCCGCGCTCGACCCGCGCGAAGGCGCCCAGCGAGTCGGCCTCGGCGGCGGCCAGGGCGGCCGCCGTCACCTCCGCGATCGACAGCTCTCCCGCGCGGATCGCGGCGGCCAGCTCCAGCGCCGACAGCTCGGCGGCGATCCCGGCCATCAACTGGTCCGGGTGACCACCTGGTCACACATCGCGAACAATGCCTCGCGCGCCTCGCAGTCCGGCAGCGGCCGCAACAGGCCGCGCGCGACCTCCGCCCGCCGGGCGACCTCGTCGCGTGCGCGATCGATCACCGGGTGCGCGCGCAGGCGCCCCAGCACTTCCGCCAGCCGCGCCTGGTCGCTCAGGTCACCGGCGATCAGGTCCCGCAACTGACGATCCTCGGGAGCCTCGCCGAGCAGCAGCGTCGGCAGGGTGGGTACGCCCTCGCGCAGATCCGTGCCCGGCGCCTTGCCCGTGTCGTCGCTGGTCACGTCGATGATGTCGTCGCTGAGCTGGAACGCCGCGCCGATCTCCTCGCCGAAGTCCGTCAGCGCCGCCGCCGTCGCGACCGGCGCGCCGGCGACCATCGCCCCGAACCGGGCCGAGGTGGCGATCAGCGAGGCGGTCTTGTCCGCGACCACCTGCAGGTAGTGCGCCAGGGGATCCTCCCCGCGCGCGGGCCCGACGGTCTCGGCGATCTGGCCGTGCACCAGCCGGGCGAAGGTGTCGGCCTGCACCGCCACGAAATCGGTGCCCAGCCCGGCGACGATCGACGACGCGCGGGAGAACAGGAAGTCGCCGACCAGGATGGCCTGCAGGTTGCCCCAGCGGCTGTTCGCGCTCGGCGCACCGCGGCGCAGGTCGGCCTCGTCCATCACGTCGTCGTGATACAGGCTCGCGACGTGGGTCAGCTCCACCACGACGGCGGCATCGACCAGCCGATCGTCGGGCACCGGCCCGCCGAACCGGGCGGCGAGCAGCACCAGCATCGGGCGGAAACGCTTCCCGCCGGCCGCGATGATGTGGCCCGCCATCTCGGTGACCAGGCGGTCGTGCCCCTTCGCCGCGTCCTGCAGGCGCGCCTCGACCAGCCGCAGCTCCCGGCGTACCCCATCGGCGAACTCGCCCCCGGCGCCCGTGGCGACGTCCTCGGCATGCGGGCGCAACGGATCTCCTATCTGAGGAACTGGCCGGCCTGCGCCGAGAGGGTCAGCAACCACCCCGGGACGACGGCCAGCACGACGGTGAGCACACAGCTTACGACCAACACGGCCTGCGTCCCCCAGCCGGCCTGCGCGACCTCCGCGTCGCCCTCGGCCGGATCGGAGAAGAACATGGTGACGATCACCCGCACGTAGAAGAACGCCGCGATCACGCTGACCAGCACGGCCACCACGACGAGCCAGGCGTACCCGCCGCGCCAGGCGGCCATGAAGACCGTCCACTTGCCGATGAAGCCCGCGGTGAGCGGGATCCCCGCGAAGCTCAACAAGAAGTACGCGAACAGCCCGGCGACGACCGGCGACTTGCGGCCGAGCCCGGCCCAGGCGCCGAGCTGGTTCACCTCGCCCGAGCGGTTGCGGACCATGGTCACGATCGCGAAGGCGCCCATCGTGGTCACCCCGTAGGCGACGAGATAGAACAGCACCGAGGCGAGGCTGGTCAACTGGTCCGGGCCGGCGGCCTGGAAGGCGCCGGTCACGGCGACCAGCAGGAACCCGGCATGGGCGATCGAGGAGTACGCCAACATCCGCTTCACGTCGCTCTGGGCGATCGCCAGCACCGACCCGATCGCCATGCTCGCCACGGCGACGATCGCCAGCACCGGCTGCCAGTCCCAGCGCAGGCCGCCGAAGGCGACGAAGAACACCCGGGCCAGGCCGACCATCGCGGCGATCTTGGTGCAGACGGCCATGAACGCGGTGATCGGGCTCGGCGCTCCGGCGTAGACATCGGGCACCCAGGAGGCGAACGGCGCGGCGCCGATCTTGAACAGCAGGCCGATGCCGACCATCGCCAGGCCGGCGAACAGCATCCCGTTGCCCTCGGGCTGGAGCTGGATCGCGGCCGCCAGGCCCGGATCGACCAGGCCCGCCTGGCTGTCGTAGGTACCGCCCAGGTTGAACGAACCGGCGAAGCCGTAGAGCAGCGCGATACCGAAGACGAAGATCGCCGAGGACAGCGCACCCAGCAAGAAGTACTTCATCGACGATTCCTGGCTGAGCAGTCGCCGACGGCGGGCCAGGCCACACATCACATACAGCGGCAGCGACATGATCTCCAGCGCGACGAACATCATCAACAGGTCGCCCGAGGCGGCGAAGAGCATCATCCCGACCAGGGCGAACATGGTCAGCGGGTAGAGCTCGTTCTGCTCCACGCGCTTCTCGATCGCCTCCCGCTCGTCCGGGCTGCCCGGCGTCGCCGCGGCCTGCGGCGCGAACGCCGTGACGCCGGAGTAGAGCCGCCGCTCACCGAACAGCAGCAGCGCCAGCACGGTGAAGAAGAGCAGCGTCAGCCAGGTGAAGTAGCTCGGCACGTCGACCATGATCGAACCGCCGGCCGTCGGGCCGTAGACCCCGAGCAACCAGTTCAGTCCGGTGAACACGAAGGCCGCCAGCACCGTCAGGTACGCCACTGCGCGCTGCAGCGCCGACCGGTACGCCCGAGGCAGCAGCGACTCCACGAGGACGCCGACGACGCCACCGGCGAACACGATGATCAACGGCAGCAGGGCCTGCCAGTCGATGGACGGCGCGGAACTGGGCATCAGTTGTTCCCCTTCGCAATCGGCTCGGGATCGGTCAGGCCGATGATCTGCATGGTGGTCTGCGAGGCCGGCTCGATCAGGTTCAGCATCGGCTGCGGGAACAGGCCGAGCGCGAGGATCAGCACCACCAGGGGGGCGACGGCGAGCCGCTCGCGGCCGGTCAGGTCCGACCCGATCGTCGTCTTCACCTGCGGGGTGACCGGGCCGGTCATGGTCCGCTGGTACATGGTCAGCACGTAGGCGGCGGTGAGCACGATGCCGAGGACGGCCACCACCGCCCAGCCGGGATGCCGGGCGAAGGTGCCGGCCAGGACCAGGAACTCGCTGACGAAGCTGGACAGGCCGGGCAGGGCGAGCGAGGACAGGCCCGCGAACAGCAGTACGCCCGCCGCCACCGGCGCAACCTTGATCACGCCACCGAAGGCATCGATCTGCGCCGATCCGCGGCGAGCGACCAGGAAGCCGAGCACCAGCAGCAGCGCCGCGGTCGACAGGCCGTGGTTGAACATGTAGAAGATCGACCCGTCGAGCGACTGGCTGGTCATCGCGAAGATGCCGAGCACGATGAAGCCGAAGTGGCTGATCGAGGAGTACGCCACCAGCCGGTACAGGTTGCGCTGCCCGAGCGCGGCCAGCGCACCCCAGATGATCGAGATCACCGCCAGCGTCATCATCGCCGGCGCCGCCCACTGCGAGGAGCCGGGGAACAGTTCCAGACAGATCCGGATCATCCCGAAGGTGCCGATCTTGTCCAGGATGCCGACCAGCAGGGCCGTGCCTCCCGGCGTACCCTCCTCGGCGGCGTCCGGCAGCCAGGTGTGCACCGGCACCATGGGCGCCTTCACCGCGAACGCGAACAGGAAGCCGAGGAAGATCCAGCGGCCGACCCCGCCGTCCAGGTTCAACTGGGCGAGCTCGCTCATCAGGTAGGTCGGTCGCCCGGCACCGGCGGTGATCGCATACAGCCCGATCACCGAGGCCAGCATGACCAGACCGCCGGCGAGGGAGAACAACAAGAACTTGATCGCCGCATAGCTGCGCCGCGGGCCGCCGAAACCGCCGATCAGGAAGTACATCGGGATCAGCGAGGCCTCGAAGAAGATGTAGAACAACAACACATCGGTGGCCATGAAGGTGAACAGGGCCAGGCCCTCGGTGGCCAGCACCAGGGCGAAGAAGGTGTTGGAGTCCCAGTGCTTGCCGCGGCCGCTGCGGTCCGGCTCGGCCCAGGTGCCGATCAGCACGATCGGCGTCAGCAGCGCGGTCAGCAGCAGCATGGTCAGCGACAGCCCGTCGACCGGGCCGAGCGAGAAGTATGCGCCGAAGGTCGCGATCCACGGCACCTGGATGCCGATCACGGCGCCGCCGGCGACCAGCACCGCGACGACGACCGCCACCGCCAGCGTGGCCAGCGAGAACGCCAGGCCGGCGACCCGGGCCACCTGCCCGGACAACATGATCAGCAGCGCCGCACCGATCAGCGGCAGCAGGCCGAGCGCCAACAGCCAGGGGAAAGTCATCTCCACTCCTCCCCTCAGGCCAGCCGGCCGAGGATCAGGACGACACCGATCACGATGGCGCCGACGATCATGGTCAGGGCATAGCTGCGGACATAGCCGTTCTGGATCCGCCTGGTGGCCCGCGCGAGACCGCCGACGGCGCCCGCGCCGCCGTTCACGATCCCGTCGACGCCGCGATCGTCCACCGTGACGATGGCCCGCGAGAGCTGGGTCTGCGGCTCGACCACCAGGGCGCCGTTCAGGGCGTCGCCGTAGAGATCGTTGGCGCCGGCGGCGGCGAGCACATTCGGCCGCTCGGGCGCCACCTCGGCGATCGCGCGTCCGCGGCCGAAGACCAGCCAGGCGACGACCACGCCGGCCGCGACCAGGGCAAGCGTTGCGAGCGCGATCGGGCTGGTCTCGAAGACCGGGTAGTGGGTGGCGTGCGGCTCCTCGCCGAACGCCGGCTCCAGCCACTCGGCGATCCAGTTGTTCATCAGCAGGCCGGCGATGCCGGAGGCCACGGCCAGGATGATCAGCGGCACCGTCATCACCGCCGGGGACTCGTGCGGGTGCACGCCCTCGGCCCAGCGCTTGCGGCCGCCGAAGGTCATGATCATCAACCGGGTCATGTAGAAGGCGGTGACCGCGGCACCGATCATCGTCAACACCCCGACCAGGGTGTTGTACTCGAAGGCCGCCACGATGATGTGGTCCTTGGAGTAGTAGCCGGACAGGAACGGGAAGCCGATGATCGCCAGATAGCCGATCGCGAAGGTCGCGAAGGTGATCGGCAGCAACCGCGCCAGCGCACCGTAGCGGCGCATGTCCACATTGTCGTCCATCGCGTGCATCACCGAACCGGCGCCGAGGAACATGTTGGCCTTGAAGAAGCCGTGCGTCAGCAGGTGGAAGATCGCATACGCCCAGCCGGCCGGACCGAGGCCCGCGGCGACCATCATGTAGCCGATCTGCGACATGGTCGACCCGGCCAGCACCTTCTTGATGTCGTCCTTGGCGCAACCGATCCAGGCGCCGGCCAGCAGGGTGATCGTGCCGATCACCACGACGGCCATCGTGGCGACCTCGGACTGGCTGAACAGCGCATGACTGCGGACCACCAGGTAGACGCCGGCGGTGACCATGGTGGCGGCGTGGATCAGCGCCGAGACCGGGGTCGGCCCCTCCATGGCGTCCAGCAGCCAGGCCTGCAGCGGTACCTGGGCGGACTTGCCGCAGGCGCCGAGCAGCAGCATCAGGCCGATCAGGGTGGCCCAGAACGGGCTCAGGTTCGCGGCACCGGCATTGACCTCGGCGAAGGCCGAGGAGCCGAAGTTGAACAGCATCGCCATGATCGCCACGACCATGCCCATGTCGCCGACGCGGTTGATCACGAACGCCTTCTTGGCGGCCGCGGCGGCGCTCGGCTTGTACTGCCAGAAACCGATCAGCAGGTAGGAAGCCAGGCCGACGCCCTCCCAGCCGACGAACAGAACCAGGTAGTTGTCGGCCAGCACCAACACCAGCATCGCGGCAATGAACAGGTTCAGGAACGCGAAGAACTTGCGCCGGTCGGGATCGTGGCTCATGTAGCCGATCGAGTAGATGTGGATCAGCGAGCCGACACCGGTGATCAGCAGGACGAAGACGATCGACAACTGGTCGACCAGCAACGAGACGTCGAAGCGCCAGGCGCCGGCCGCGATCCATTCATAGACGGGTACGCCGACGGCGCGCTCCTCGACGGGGCGCCCGATCATCTCGACGAACAGCGCCAGACCGATCCCGAAGGAGGCGAGCACGGCGGCCGTGGCCAGCAGATGCCCCCAGGCATTGCTCAGCCGGCCGGCCAGCAGCAGCACTCCCGAGACGACCAGCGGGATGACGAACATCAGCCAGGCGTAGGCGAAGAGCCCGGTGGCGGGCGCGTAGGAATCCATCGCTGCTACCCCTCAGTGCTTCAGCAGGTTGGCGTCGTCGACCGAGGCCGAGCGGCGGGTACGGAAGATGGTGATGATGATCGCCAGGCCGACCACGACCTCGGCGGCCGCGACCACCATCACGAAGAAGCTGGCGACCTGCCCGTCGAGGCTGCCGAGCTGACGGGCCGAGGTGACCAGCACCAGGTTGGCCGCATTCAACATCAGTTCGACCGACATGAACATGATCAGCGCATTGCGCCGCACCATGAATCCGAACATGCCGATACCGAACAGCAGCACGGCCAGCACCAGATAGGGCTCCGAGCTCATCGGCCCTCCCTCCGATCGGCGTCGTCATCACCGGGCTCGTCCGCCCCGGAGGCATCGCGCGGCGGGACATCGGCGGCGGTCACGACCTCGTTGAGATCCCTGACCCGCCCGCCGACCAGGGGGCCATGATCCTTCGGCTCGTCGGCGCCGACGGACTGCCGCGGGCCGAGATCGGACCCGGCGATGCCGACCTCGTCGCTGTCCTGGATCGCGGCGAGCGTCCGCGCGGTGGGCGCGGCGACCTCGCGGGCATCCAGCACCTGGCCGCGGGCCCGCAGGGTCTCCGAGACCGAGGTGGGCGCCGGGCTGCCGTCCGGCAGCAGCGCCGGCACGTCGACCGCATTGCGCCGGGCGTAGACGCCGGGCGTCGGCAGCGGCCCCGGGTGCTCGCCGGTCTCGGCGTAGCGCCGCATCCGGTCGCGCATCCGCTCGCCCTGGCTGCGATGCGGGCTGAGCCGCTCGCGGTGGGCGAGGATCAGCGCGGCGACCGTGGCGGTCAGCAGCAGCGCACCGGCGGCCTGGAAGAGCACCACATAGCGGCCGAAGATCAGCTCGGCGAGCCCGTTGACGTTGGTACCGCGGGCGGCATTGGCCTCGACCAGGCCGACGGGCGGGTTGACGAAGGCGCTGCCGATGGCGCCGATCAGCAGCACGATGATCGCCAGCGCGGCGAGCGCGGCCAGCACCCGCTGCCCCCGCAGCACCTCGACCAGCGAGTCACGGGAGTCGACGCCGACGAGCATCACGACGAAGACGAAGAGCATCAAGATCGCGCCGGTGTAGACGATGATCTGCACGGCGAACAGGAACGGCGCGTCCAGGGCGGCGTACTGCACCGCGAGCGACATCATCACCGTCGCCAGGCACAGCGCCGAGTGCACCGGTTTGCGCGACACCACCATGCCCAGCGCCGCGAGGATCATCACCGGCGCGAGCAGCCAGAAGGCGACCGCCTGGCCGGTCAGCATCGCGGTCATCGCCCGCGCCCCTTGCTGCCCGCGCGTTCGGCGCGCTCCTCGGCCCGGTACTCCTCGACCTGGGCGTCGCTCGGCGACGTGCCCGGCAGGCCGAGGAAGTAGGCCTGCTCGTCGTCGCCGAGCTCGCGGGCGTGCGGCGGGGCCTGCATGCCCGGCAGCAGCGGGGCCAGCAGCCGGTCCTTCTCATAGATCATGGCCTCGCGCGAGCTGTCGGACAGCTCGAACTCCCGGGTCATGGTGAGCGCCCGGGTCGGGCACGCCTCGATGCACAACCCGCACAGGATGCAGCGCAGGTAGTTGATCTGGTACACCGCGCCGTAGCGCTCGCCCGGGGAGTAGCGCGCCTCCTCGGTGTTCTGCGCACCCTCCACATAGATCGCATCGGCCGGGCAGGCCCAGGCGCACAGCTCGCAGCCGACGCACTTCTCCAGCCCGTCCGCCCAGCGGTTCAACTGGTGCCGCCCGTGGAACCGGGGCGCACCGACCTCCTCGGCCGAGCCACGCCCGTGGCCGCGCTTGCGCCCGGTCGGGTAGTCCTCGGTGAAGGTCTTTTGGAACATGGTCCGAAATGTCACCCCGAACCCTGCCCATGCATCGAGGATGCCCATCAGAGCTCCTCCCTCTCGTTGCTCCGGTCGGTCGGTCGGTCATCGGCCTGCGCGCGCGGCGGCGTACCGGTCGCCCGGTCCGCGACCGACTCACCGGGCAGTACGCCGGACAGCTCCGGCAACTCCTGGCCCGCGCGCGGCGGCACCGGGTAGCCGCCGGCGAAGGCGTCGAAACTGCCGTCGGCATCGGTGTCTGCCGCCGCATCGGTCTCGTCGTCCCCGCCGCGGCCGCCGAACATCACCACCGCGAACAACACGATCAGCAGGACCGCGGAGATCACATACAGCGGCTGGCTCGGGCCCTCGCTCCAGAAGGCGCGCAGGACGGCGACCATCATCAGCCAGATCACCGACAGCGGGATCAGCCAGTACCAGCCCAGCTTCATGAACTGGTCGTAGCGGAACCGCGGCAGCGTACCGCGCAGCCAGACGAAGACGAAGATGAACAACAAGATCTTGAGCGTGAACCAGACCGGGCCGAGCCACGGGTTGTTCAGCACCGGGATCATGCTGAACGGCCACGGCGCCAGGTAGCCGCCGAGGAACAGCGTGGTGGCCAGCGCCGACACCGTCACCATGTTGATGTATTCGGCGAGGAAGAACATCGCGAACCGCATGCCCGAGTATTCGGTGTGGAAGCCGCCGACCAGCTCGCCCTCGGCCTCCGGCAGGTCGAACGGCGCCCGGTTGGTCTCGCCGACCATCGAGATCAGATAGATCACGAAGGACGGGAAGAGCAGGGCGAAGTACCAGCCCTGCAGCGGCGTCTGCAGGTTCAGGAACGGGATCACGAAGGGCTGCGCCTGGGACTCGACGATGTCGACGGTGGACATCGACTGCGCGTAGAGGAAGACGCCGACCAGCGACAGGCCCATCGCGATCTCGTAGGAGATCATCTGGGCGCTGGAACGCAGGCCGCCGAGCAGCGAGTAGGTCGACCCGCCGGACCAGCCGGCGAGCACGATGCCGTAGATGCCGATCGAGGCGAGCGCCAGCACCAACAACACACCGACCGGGGTGTCGACCAGTTGCAGCCGGGTGGTCAGCCCGCCGGGCAGCGTGACCTCGCCGCCGAAGGGCATCACCGCGAAGACGGTGAAGGCGGGGATCGCGATCAGGTAGGGCGCGATGTTGAAGACGATCTTGTCGGCATTCTTCGGCCGGAAGTCCTCCTTGAACATCAGCTTCATGCCGTCGGCGAGCGACTGCAGCGAGCCGAACGGGCCGTTCATCGTCGGGCCCTGCCGATGCTGCATCTTGCCGACGACCTTGCGCTCGAACACGATGTTGAACAGCGTGATCACCAGCAAGAAGACGAAGATCGCCAGCGCCTTGATCAGTACCAGCCACCACGGATCGTTCATCAGCGCTCTCCCTCCACGGCGCTCGCCGCACCCAGCGGATCGACCCGGACCACATCGCCCGGCGCCGCGCGCAGCCCGTCGGCCAGCGACAGGCCCGGTGCGTTGTACGGCAGCCAGACGACGCCCGGCAACATCCCCGGCACCACCTCGACCGCGAACTCCAGGGCGCCCTCCCGGCTGACCCGGGCGGTCTCGCCGTCGGCCAGCCCGAGCGACTGCGCCGTCTCCGGCCCGACCTTCAGCACGGGCCGGCGGGCCGTGGCGAGCAGGTGCTCCTCGTGATCATTGGACCGGGAGTTGTCGATCATGGTCCGCCAGGTGGCGAGCACCGCCTCCCCCGGCCCCAGGTCGCCGGGCGCCAGCGCGTCCAGCGCCTCGGCCCGCGGGTCGGCCGCACGCTCGCCCTCCCACGCACCGAGCTCGTCGAACTCGGCCTTCGCCTGTTCCGGGGTACGCACCCCGAGCGGTCGGCCGAGCCCGTCGGCCAGCGCCGCCAGGACCCGCAGATCGGTCATCGTGTTCCGGGCCGTGATCGCGCGCTCCAGGCGACGCTCGCGGCCCTCCCAGTTCAGGAAGTGCCCGTAGCGCTCCTCGACCAGCGCGATCGGCAGCACCACATCGGCCCGCTGGGCCGCCTCGGACAGCCGCGCCTCGATGCTGACCACGAAGCCGGCCTCCTCCAGCCCGGCGCGCGCGGCGCCGGGATCGGCGAAGTCGCCCGGCTCCAGGCCGGCAACGACCAGCGCGGCCAGCTCGCCGTCGGCGGCCGCGCGCAACTGGGCGTCGGCGGACAGCCCGCGGGCCGTCG harbors:
- the nuoH gene encoding NADH-quinone oxidoreductase subunit NuoH translates to MNDPWWLVLIKALAIFVFLLVITLFNIVFERKVVGKMQHRQGPTMNGPFGSLQSLADGMKLMFKEDFRPKNADKIVFNIAPYLIAIPAFTVFAVMPFGGEVTLPGGLTTRLQLVDTPVGVLLVLALASIGIYGIVLAGWSGGSTYSLLGGLRSSAQMISYEIAMGLSLVGVFLYAQSMSTVDIVESQAQPFVIPFLNLQTPLQGWYFALLFPSFVIYLISMVGETNRAPFDLPEAEGELVGGFHTEYSGMRFAMFFLAEYINMVTVSALATTLFLGGYLAPWPFSMIPVLNNPWLGPVWFTLKILLFIFVFVWLRGTLPRFRYDQFMKLGWYWLIPLSVIWLMMVAVLRAFWSEGPSQPLYVISAVLLIVLFAVVMFGGRGGDDETDAAADTDADGSFDAFAGGYPVPPRAGQELPELSGVLPGESVADRATGTPPRAQADDRPTDRSNEREEL